The nucleotide sequence ATCCGCATACGAAAGCACCAAACCTCCCAACTTTCGTCTAAATTCCCTCAAATGTCTTTCATGAGCTAGAGATCCCATAAAATAAGAAGCGGCAAGCTGGGGAATTGCCGGTAAAGAGATCGCCTCCGCTAAACGAAGATGTCTAACATTTTCCACTTTAGTCGGATCACTGATCATCCAACCGATCCTAAGCCCGGGATTCACGGATTTAGAAAGAGAAGAAACCTGGGTCACAATTCCTTCCGTATCCAAAGATAAAAGAGAAGAAGGACGGATGCCGCCGTTATGCTGCAAGTCCCCGTAAATATCGTCCTCCAGAATTTTCACACCGTACTCGGAGGAAATTTTCAGAAGTTCTTTTTTGGATCCCAATGGCATAAGACTTCCGGTGGGATTCGAAAAGGTAGGAATGGTGATCAAAAACTTAGGAGATTCTTTCTTTATAACGGAAATATAAGATTGAAGATCCAAACCCGTAACGGGATCGGTTGGTATCTCGATCGCCTTTAGTTTTAAATCGGAAAGAATTTGATATAAAACAAAATGAAGTGGGCTCTCTACTGCAACCTTATCACCCGGTTTGGTGGAAAGGCTCAAAGCCAAAAACGCCGCTTCCGAACAACCTAAGGTGATAAACACTTCCTCGGGACGGATCCTTCTTTCTCTACCGGAAGAACGGATTGCGATCTTTTTTCTGAGTTCCAAAATACCGGCTGCATCCGAATATTTATAAACCTGAGAGTCCTTTAAGGATTTCTTATATGCTTTCTGCAAGGAAGAGTACGGCAAAAATTGAGGATCCGGGACCGCTGCCCCGAAAGGAATGAAGCCGGGATCCGCAAGTTCCGACATCAAAGAACTTACCTCTTCCGGAACCGACGGATTCGGAACTCTTACAGGTTTTTCTAATTTATATTTAGGATAAAATTCCGGTCGCGGAAGAAC is from Leptospira sp. WS58.C1 and encodes:
- a CDS encoding PLP-dependent aminotransferase family protein — protein: MTDTDRAITKYSKIANSLIRRIESGEFPPGSKLPSLRKICLFEECNLSTAVEAFGILQERGLISGRERSGYFVLPRPEFYPKYKLEKPVRVPNPSVPEEVSSLMSELADPGFIPFGAAVPDPQFLPYSSLQKAYKKSLKDSQVYKYSDAAGILELRKKIAIRSSGRERRIRPEEVFITLGCSEAAFLALSLSTKPGDKVAVESPLHFVLYQILSDLKLKAIEIPTDPVTGLDLQSYISVIKKESPKFLITIPTFSNPTGSLMPLGSKKELLKISSEYGVKILEDDIYGDLQHNGGIRPSSLLSLDTEGIVTQVSSLSKSVNPGLRIGWMISDPTKVENVRHLRLAEAISLPAIPQLAASYFMGSLAHERHLREFRRKLGGLVLSYADSFLEYFPKGTKVAIPQGGFLLWIELPKGKDSRVLRFQAAKKKISLVPGNLFSLSGKYVNNFRINAGVLMGPKVISAIQTLGKIAKEI